The Nocardioides zeae genome includes the window CGTCGGTCTCGACGCCCCGGGCCTCGACGCGGCGGCGGTGGAGCACCTGCGCCGTCACCGGGTGCGGGTGGTCGGCGTCGTCGACCCCGCCGCGAGCCCCGACGCGGCCCGCGCCCACGCCCACCGGATCGGGGTGCGGGCGCTCGTGCCGGCCGGTTCCGGGGACGCGCTGCTGGCGACCGTCCTCGCCCCACCCTCCTCCGACGCGCCCACCGCGCCCCGGGGCCCGCGCGTCCCGATCTCGAGCACCCTCCCCGGCGCTCGACCCGGCGCTCGACCCGGCTCTCCCTCCCACGACGCGCCCACGTGGCCCGGTGCGGGCCACCGCGCCGAGCCCACCGAGCCCGGCCCGCCGGAGCAGCAGCCTGCCGGGGGCGGCCGCGTCGTCGCGGTCTGGGGCCCGGCAGGAGCACCGGGGCGCACCACGGTGGCCGTCGGGGTGGCGGCCGCGCTCGCCCGCCGGGGGCGGCCGGTGCTGCTCGTCGACGCCGACCCCTGGGGCGGCACGGTGGCGCAGGCGCTCGGTGTGCTGGACGACGTCTCGGGGCTGCTCGCCGCGGCCCGCGCCCACGCCGCCGGTGACCTGGAGACGGGGTGGCCGGGACTGGTGCGCCAGGTCGAGCGTCACCTGCACCTCCTCACCGGCCTGCCCCGTCCCGACCGGTGGGCGGAGGTCGGCCCGGAGGTGCTCGAGGTGCTGCTGCCGGCGGCCGCCGCGGCCGGGGAGGTCGTCGTCGACACGGGGTTCGGCATCGAGGGCGACGAGGCGGCCGACCTCGCGGGTCGACCGGTCCGGGACGCGGCGACCCAGGTCGCGCTGCAGGCGGCCGACGTGGTCGCCGTGGTCGGGACGGCCGATCCCGTCGGCCTGACGCGCCTGGCAAGGGGGCTCGCCGACCTGCGGGAGCTCGAGGTCACCGCGCCGGTGCACGTGGTCGTCAACCGCATGCGCCCCACCCTGGGGTGGTCGGAGGCGCAGGTGCGGGCCATGCTCGTCGACATGGCGCGTCCCGCCGCCGTGCACGTGCTGCCCGACGACGTCGCAGCCTGCGACCGCGCCCTCGTCACCGGCCGTCACCTGCTCGACGTCGGCGACGGCCCGCTGGCCCGCGGCGTCCGCGGGCTGGCCGATGCGCTGGTCCCCGGGCTCGCCGGCCCCGGGGCCGGTCCCACCGCGCGCCGCCGGCTCCGCCGGACGAGCCGGCAGCGGCGCGGTCAGGAGGCGAACAACAGGTAGAGACCGCCGGCGGTGAACGCCACCATCACGACGAGCATCGGGAGCTGGCCCGTCACCGTGTGCTGCTTCGGCAGCAGCGCCAACGAGCGGTCGTGCGCGGCCACCGCGCCGATGATGTGGCCCAGCACGACGGCCCCCACCTGGATGAAGGCGAGGAGACCGATGTTGTCGGTGAGGAAGTAGGACGGCTGCAGGTCGGCGGTGCCCAGCCAGTTGGCGCCGGTGCCGAGCGGGTCGCTCATGTAGATGACGACCTGCTGGCCGAACTCGAGCAGGTAGGTCACGTAGTGGGCCACGATGTAGCCGACGATGATCGGCACGATCGAGGGCGCCATCCGCGCCGGCAGGTCCCGCCGGGGCACCTCGCCGACGGCCGGTGTCGCCATGGCCGCGCCCGCGAGCAGCACGCCGACGATCCCGATGAGCGCCAGCAGGGAGACGTTGAGGATGAGGTCGGAGTCGATCGTCGTGTTGTTCATGAACTTCGCGAACGGGATCGACTCGCGGAAGGAGTCGTAGGCCGTCGAGCCGAAGAGCACGGCGACGACGGCGGCCAGCCCGGGGTCGGGGCGCAGGGTCGCGAGGTTGGCCAGGGGGCTGCGCACGACCAGCGTGCCGTCCTCGTCGCGGCCCCAGATCGAGACGTGGGCGACGAGGGTGGAGTACGCCTCGAACGGGTCGCAGCGCTCGAAGAACGTGTCGCCGAAGAGGGCACCGCCGACGAGCATGACGGCGAGGTACGCCGCGAGCCAGAGCCGCACGCTGCTCGTGGTGGTGCCCGAGGCGCTCACGAGCTCGAGCCAGACGAACGCGAACAGGCCGAGCGCCGCCGGCCAGTAGCCCAGCCAGGCGGGCAGCTCACGGGCCCCGACGGCGGGGTCGTTGCCGGCGAGCCGCGCGAGACCGGCGTGGATGGCGCGAGCCGGGTTGACCGCGCGGTAGAAGCGGCCGAAGAACACCGACGCGGGCACGATGCCGACCCACAGGAACACGTAGAACATGCCGAGACCGGGATTGGTGACGACGTCCCGGCCTGCGACGAGCGCGAACAGCATGTAGCCGAAGAACAGGACGCCGAGCAGGCGGAGCACGAGGCGGGTGGCCGGGTGGTCCACCACCGTCCCGAGCCGCGCGACGGCGTCGGCCCGCCAGGGCGCCATGCGGGTCGTGCCGGGCCGCTCCCCGTCGTACCGGGGGCGCCGCCAGGCCACGGCGAGCACGACGAACGAGGCGGTCAGCGCGAGCGCGGAGCCGATGACCACGGCCTCGAACGGGATGGGGAGGTCGGCGGTGGCACCGATGCCGCTGTGGGCGAGCACGGCCTCACCGGGCCGGCCCCCGGACGGACCCCCGAGCGGGTCGGTCGTCACGAGCGGACGTCGAGGCGGACGAGCAGGCGGTCCGGGTCGTGCAGCTCGATCTCGTAGCTGCCGACCTGGTCGATCGTCGTCGTGTGGTCGCTCGTGCCGGGCTGCGCCTCGATCGTGAACTCGGGGTTCGTGTGCCCGTGGATCTCGATCGGCACGTCGGTGCTGACGCGGAACACGATCTGCTGCCCGACGGTCGCCTCGACCCGCTCGGCGTCGGGGCTCACCGAGTCGCCGGCGACCGTGACCTCGATGACGAGGGCGTCGCTCGCGATGCTGCTGGACGGGGCCTCGCCGGGGGTGCTCGCGGACGAGGACGCCGCGCCCGGCTCGGGGCTGGGGTTGCTGGCGTCGCTGTCGTCGGCGCGGCCGCCGCAGGCGGCGGCGGACAGCACGAGGAGGGCGGTGGCCGCGGTGGTGGCGCACCGGCGCACGGCGGGTCGCATCAGTCGTCTCTTCCTTCGTCGCAACGGTGGCTCCGGACGGCCCGAGACGCCCGTCACCCCACTCTGTCAGAATCGCCTCCGAGGTTACGTACCGTCGTAACGCGCCAGCAGGGAGGGTGGGTCTGTGACCGAGCGTCTGAGGTCCCGCGACATGACCATCCTGGCCACGGACTCCACCACGACCCCGCTCCACAACACGACGCTGGAGATCTTCGACCCGGGCGACTCGGGCTTCGACCACCCGCGCCTCGTCGAGCTGATCGCCGACCGGATCGCCTTCGTGCCGCGCTACCGGCAGCGCATCCTCACCGTGCCCGGCTCCGTGGCCAACCCGGTCTGGGTGGACGACCAGCGCTTCGACCTCGGCTACCACGTGCGTCGCTCCGCCATCCCGCGTCCGGGTGGCATGGCCGAGCTGCTCGAGCTCGTCGCCCGGATCGTCTCGCGCCCGCTCGACCGGTCGCGACCGCTGTGGGAGGTCTACTTCGTCGAGGGTCTCGCCGACGGTCGCGTCGCGGTGCTGTCGAAGTCCCACCAGATGCTGGTCGACGGCGTGGAGACCGTCGACATCGGCCAGGTGCTGCTCGACGCGCAGCCGCAGCCGAAGGTGATGGAGGCCGACGAGTGGCACGCGCGGCGGCGCCCCACCAACCCCGCCCTGGTCGTCGACGCGCTCAAGGAATCGCTGACCTCGAGCGCCACGGTGCTCGCGACCGCCCGCACGGCGGGGGACGCGGTGGCGCGGGGCACGCTCGGCCTGCGGCGCCGGCTCACGGGGGTCGCCGGCCCGCTCGCGCGCCTCGGCGGTCCCCTCGTCGCCCCGCCGCCGGTCGCGGAGTCGCCCATCACGCCCGCCACGCTCAGCCAGCAGCGCCGGGTCGTCGGCGTCCGCACGAGCCTCGCCGCCCACCGCCGCGTGCGCGAGGTGCACGGCGGCACGGTCAACGACGTCGTGCTGGCCACGGTCGCGGGAGCGCTCCGCACGTGGCTGATGGCCCGGGACCAGCGCTTCGGCCCCTCGCGGCGGGTGCGCGCGCTCGTGCCCATGTCGGTGATCGACGACGAGCTCGAGGCCACCTCGCTCGGCACCCAGATCCAGGGCCACCTCGTGGACCTCCCGATCGGCGAGCCGAGCCCGGTCGTCCGGCTCCACCAGGTGTCGTACTCCTTCAAGGCCCACAGCGAGACCGGGCGCGCGGTCGCGGCGAACCGGCTGGCCGGCATCGCCGGGTTCGCGCCCACGACGTTCCACGCCCTGGGGTCGCGGGTGGCCCTCTCCGAGCTGCGCAGCAAGCGGTTCCAGCTGACGGTGACCAACGTGCCGGGCCCGCAGTTCCCGCTCTACGCGGCGGGCGCGCGGATGCTGGAGACCTACCCGGTGCCGCCGCTGCTGCCGCGGCACGCCCTCGCGATCGGGGTGACGTCGTACGACGGCCACGTGCACTACGGCGTGACCGGCGACCGCGACGCCATCACCGACCTCGAGCTCTTCGGGCAGTGCCTCACCGACGCGCTCGACGAGCTCGTCGACACCACCAACGAGTCCCGCCGCCGCGCGCCCCGCGGTCGCACCGCCGCCCGCGGTCGCGCCGGCGAGGCGGGGACGGGCACCGATCGAGGGACGGGGGCCGGTCGATGACCGTGCGCGTGTTCGTGCCGGTGACGTCGGGCCGGCTGGCCCACGTCGTCGCCGAGGGACGTATCGACGGGCCGTTCCGCGCCCACGCGGTCACCGCCGCGCTGCAGGAGGCGTGGCCGGAGGCCGAGGACGAGGAGTGGGAGTACGCCGCGCAGGCGGCCGCCGGCGTCGCCTCGCTCGCCGCGCGCGGCGAGGGCGACGTGCCGCGCCGCCTGGTGCTCGCCGCCGACGTCCCCGCGGTGCGGCCGGTGGGCGACGAGGCCGACCCGACGCTCGTCGAGGTGGAGGCCGACCTCCCGTGGAAGCGCATCGCGTCGGCCCACGTCGACGTCGAGGACCTGAGCCCGGCGGTCGTCGCGGCGTACCTGTCCGACGAGGAGCTGCCCGACGTCGTCGACGGCATCGAGGTGGACCACGACCTGGCGTGGTTCGCGACCCAGGAGATCCGCACGCTGCTCTGAGGCCGAGCGGGGCGGCCGGGCCCGGTTGAGCCCCGACCGGGGGCCTGCGACGATCGACGCCATGGACGCGATCACCACGCCGCCCACGCCCGTCAACGAGCCGAACCTCCACTACGCCCCCGGGTCCCCCGAGCGCCTCGCGCTGCTCGAGGAGATCGAGCGGCAGGAGTCCGAGCGCCGCGACCTGCGCGCGTACGTCGGGGGGTGGCGCACCGGCGGGGGCGCCGAGGTCGACGTGGTGCAGCCCCACGACCACGCCCACGTGCTCGGCACCTTCCGCTCCGCCACGCGCGCCGACGCGGAGGCCGCGGTCGCGGCGGCCCGCGAGGCCGCGCCCGGCTGGCGCGCGCTGTCGTTCGACGACCGGGCCGCGGTGATCCTGCGCGCCGCGGAGCTCCTCGCCGGCCCCTGGCGCCAGCGCCTCAACGCGGCGACGGTGCTCGGCCAGTCGAAGACGGCGTTCCAGGCCGAGATCGACGCCGCCTGCGAGCTCATCGACTTCTGGCGCTTCAACGTGCACTACGGACGGCAGATCCTCACCGAGCAGCCGATCGCGAACGCGCCGGGGATCTGGAACCGCACCGACCACCGTCCGCTCGAGGGGTTCGTCTACGCGATCACGCCGTTCAACTTCACGGCCATCGCGGGCAACCTGCCGACCGCGCCCGCCCTCATGGGCAACACGGTGGTCTGGAAGCCGTCGCCGACGCAGCAGCTCGCCGCGTCGCTCACCATGGAGCTGCTCGAGGAGGCCGGGCTGCCGCCGGGCGTCATCTCGATGCTGCCGGGCGACGGGATCGAGGTCTCCGACGTCGTGCTGCCGCACCGCGACCTCGCGGGCATCCACTTCACGGGCTCGACCCCGACGTTCCAGCACCTGTGGCGCACCGTGGGCGACAACATCGCGGGCTACCGGTCCTACCCCCGTCTCGTCGGCGAGACCGGCGGCAAGGACTTCGTGCTCGCGCTCCCGTCGGCCGACCCCGACGCGGTGCGCACCGCGCTCGTGCGCGGCGCGTTCGAGTACGCCGGCCAGAAGTGCTCCGCCGCCTCGCGGGCGTACGTCGCTCGCTCGGTCTGGGAGCGCCTCCGCGAGCAGCTCGTCGCGGACGTGGACGGCCTCGCTGTGGGCGACCCGACGAACCTCTCGAACTTCCTCGGCGCCGTCATCGACGACCGGTCGTTCGCCAAGCAGAAGGCCGCGATCGACCGGGCGCACGCGACTCCGGGTCTCGACGTCGTCGCCGGCGGCACGTACGACGACAGCACCGGGTGGTTCGTCCGCCCGACCCTCGTCGTGGCGGACGACCCGACCGACGAGATGTTCCGCACCGAGTACTTCGGGCCCGTGCTCGTGCTGCACGTCTTCGAGGACGGCGACGCCGAACGGGTGACGGAGCAGCTCGAGGGATTCGCGCCGTACGCGCTCACGGGTGCGGTCTTCGCGCGCGACCCCCGCGAGGTGGCGCGGGCCAGCGCGACGCTGCGGTTCGCGGCCGGCAACTTCTACGTCAACGACAAGCCCACCGGAGCGGTCGTCGGGCAGCAGCCCTTCGGCGGCGGGCGGGCGTCGGGCACCAACGACAAGGCGGGGGCTGCGTCCAACCTGCTGCGCTGGACGAGCCCCCGCTCGATCAAGGAGACGTTCGTGCCGCCGACGGACCACCGCTACCCCCACCAGGGGTGAGCGGCGCCGCGTCGGCGCGCGTGATGGTGCTCAGCCCTCGGCGCGGGCCAGCCACGCGCGGCCGGCGCGGTTCTCGGCCTTGAGGGCCTTGACGAGCATGTCGCCGATGAGGCCCTCGATCTTGCCGCCCACCAGCGGGATGGAGACCTTGATCTCGAGGTCGACCGTCTCGACCGTGCCGCCGTCCACGCTCTTCAGCGTGGCCGTGCCCTTCATGTCGCCGGGCTTGCCGGGGATGGTCACGTGCACGTCGGCCTGGTCGCCGGTCCAGGTCTCGCGCTGGTCGATGACGATCTCGTCGCCGACGAACTTCTTCGCGAACGAGGGGATGCCGGCTGCGGGCTGCACCGTCTCGAGGTGCACCTTCGTGCCCTGGATGTCGACGGTGGAGCGGAGGGCCCGCTGCTCGGTCGCGACGGTGCGTCGGAACTCCTCGTCGAGGAGCATCGCGCGGACGTCCTCGATGGGGGCGTCGTAGGTGAGGTCGTGGGAGATGCGCTTCGCCATGGGCGTCATCATGGCGCACGGTCCCCAGCGCCGTCCCCCGTCCCGTCCCCAGCGCCGCGCGCGTCCCTTGTCCGGGCTCGCCGGGCGACCCTAGGGTCGCAGGGTGGCGACGACCCTGGACGGCAGGAACCTCGACCGGAGCAAGACCGACCTGGTGGCGGAGGCGGCCGACCACGCCCGGTCGCGCTGCGCCGCGCTCGGCGTGGACCCGGGGGACGTCGACGGGCTCATGACGGCGTACTTCCGCCACGTCGCCCCCGAGGACATCCTCGACCGCTCGCCCTCGGACCTCTACGGGGCGTTCGCGTCCCACCGCCGACTGGCGCAGACCCGCGCGGCGGGCGAGGCGGTGGTGCGGGTCAGCACCCCGGCCGCGGCCGAGAACGGCTGGACCGCGGGCGGTCACACGGTCGTCGAGGTCGTCACCGACGACATGCCGTTCCTCGTCGACAGCGTGACGATGGAGCTCGACCGCCAGGGACGCGACGTCCACGTGGTGCTCCACCCCCAGCTGCTCGTGCGGCGGGACGCGACCGGTGAGCTGCTCGACGTGCGGGCCGTCGAGGAGGGCACCGCACCGGCACCGGGGGAGGACGAGGTGCCCGGCCCCGACGACGGGGGCGAGGTGCTGCGGGAGTCGTGGATCCACGTCGAGATCGGCCGCCTCGCGAGCGACGACGGTGACGACGACCCCGAGGAGATCCGTGCTGCGGTGCTGGCCGTGCTCGCCGACGTGCGCGCCGCGGTCGCCGACTGGCCGGCCATGCGGGACGCCGTCGAGCAGGTGGTCGCCGACCTGCGCGAGCGCCCGGACGAGACGGCCCCCGGTGTCGACGGCGCCGAGGTGCGCCGCGGCGCCGACCTGCTGGACTGGCTCGCGGACGACCACTTCACCCTGCTCGGCTACCGCGAGTACGTGCTCGACGCCGACTCCCTCGAGGTGGTGCCGGGCACGGGGCTCGGCATCCTCCGCGAGCCCGCGCCCGGCGACCCGCCGCCCGCGCCACGCGTCGCGGGCGGGTCGGGACGGCTCACCGAGGAGGTGCGGGCGCGCCTCCGCGAGCCCCACCTGCTCGTGCTGGCGAAGGCCAACTCCCGGGCCACCGTGCACCGCCCGGCCTATCTCGACTACGTCGGCGTGAAGACGTTCGCCCCCGACGGCACCGTCACCGGCGAGCGCCGCATCCTCGGGTTGTTCTCCTCCGCGGCGTACACGGAGTCCCTCACCCGCATCCCGCTGCTGCGGGACAAGGCGCAGGCGGTGCTCGACGCCCTCGGCTTCGCACCGTCGAGCCACGCGGGCAAGGCGCTCCTCGACACCCTCGAGAACTTCCCGCGCGACGAGCTGTTCCAGACGCCGGTCGCCGAGCTGACACCGATCGCGCAGGCGGTCATGTACGCCCGCGAGCGTCGGCGGGCCCTGCGTCTGTTCGTGCGCCGCGACACCTACGGGCGCTACCTGTCCGTGCTCGTCTACCTGCCGCACGACCGCTACTCCACGACGGTCCGCGAGCGCTTCACGGCGGTGCTGCGGCAGCGGCTCGACGCGGGGGGCATCGAGTACGCGGTGCGGCTCTCCGACGCCGCGATGGTGCGCGTCCACTTCGTGGTGCGTCCGCGGGAGGGCATCGCGGTGGCGCCCAGCGACGCCGCGCTGGTGGCCGACCTCGAGCACCGCTTCGACGAGGCCGCCCGGTCGTGGCGCGACGACCTGCGCGCGGCCCTCATCGCGGGCCACGGCGAGGTCGACGGGGCGCGGCTCGCCCGCCGCTACGGCGCGGCGTTCCCGGAGGCCTACAAGGAGGACTTCGACGCCCGCACGGCCGCCTCCGACATCGGTCGCCTCGAGCAGGTACGCCGCGACGCCGCCACCCACGGGGGTGTCGACGTGGCGCTGCACCAGCCGGTCGACGCCGCGCCCGGCGAGGCCCTGCTGAAGATCTTCCGCATCGGGCCGCCCATCTCCCTGTCCACGGTGCTGCCGATGATCTCCTCGATGGGCGTCGAGGTGCTCGACGAGCGGCCCTACGAGCTCGAGGGCCTCGACGAGCCGTCGTGGGTCTACGAGTTCGCGCTCCGCCACGACGGCCCCGTGCCCTCCGCGGCGGTGGAGCTGTTCGGCAGCGCGCTGCGGGCC containing:
- a CDS encoding wax ester/triacylglycerol synthase family O-acyltransferase, which produces MTILATDSTTTPLHNTTLEIFDPGDSGFDHPRLVELIADRIAFVPRYRQRILTVPGSVANPVWVDDQRFDLGYHVRRSAIPRPGGMAELLELVARIVSRPLDRSRPLWEVYFVEGLADGRVAVLSKSHQMLVDGVETVDIGQVLLDAQPQPKVMEADEWHARRRPTNPALVVDALKESLTSSATVLATARTAGDAVARGTLGLRRRLTGVAGPLARLGGPLVAPPPVAESPITPATLSQQRRVVGVRTSLAAHRRVREVHGGTVNDVVLATVAGALRTWLMARDQRFGPSRRVRALVPMSVIDDELEATSLGTQIQGHLVDLPIGEPSPVVRLHQVSYSFKAHSETGRAVAANRLAGIAGFAPTTFHALGSRVALSELRSKRFQLTVTNVPGPQFPLYAAGARMLETYPVPPLLPRHALAIGVTSYDGHVHYGVTGDRDAITDLELFGQCLTDALDELVDTTNESRRRAPRGRTAARGRAGEAGTGTDRGTGAGR
- the pruA gene encoding L-glutamate gamma-semialdehyde dehydrogenase, which codes for MDAITTPPTPVNEPNLHYAPGSPERLALLEEIERQESERRDLRAYVGGWRTGGGAEVDVVQPHDHAHVLGTFRSATRADAEAAVAAAREAAPGWRALSFDDRAAVILRAAELLAGPWRQRLNAATVLGQSKTAFQAEIDAACELIDFWRFNVHYGRQILTEQPIANAPGIWNRTDHRPLEGFVYAITPFNFTAIAGNLPTAPALMGNTVVWKPSPTQQLAASLTMELLEEAGLPPGVISMLPGDGIEVSDVVLPHRDLAGIHFTGSTPTFQHLWRTVGDNIAGYRSYPRLVGETGGKDFVLALPSADPDAVRTALVRGAFEYAGQKCSAASRAYVARSVWERLREQLVADVDGLAVGDPTNLSNFLGAVIDDRSFAKQKAAIDRAHATPGLDVVAGGTYDDSTGWFVRPTLVVADDPTDEMFRTEYFGPVLVLHVFEDGDAERVTEQLEGFAPYALTGAVFARDPREVARASATLRFAAGNFYVNDKPTGAVVGQQPFGGGRASGTNDKAGAASNLLRWTSPRSIKETFVPPTDHRYPHQG
- a CDS encoding DUF6912 family protein; translated protein: MTVRVFVPVTSGRLAHVVAEGRIDGPFRAHAVTAALQEAWPEAEDEEWEYAAQAAAGVASLAARGEGDVPRRLVLAADVPAVRPVGDEADPTLVEVEADLPWKRIASAHVDVEDLSPAVVAAYLSDEELPDVVDGIEVDHDLAWFATQEIRTLL
- a CDS encoding DUF2505 domain-containing protein → MAKRISHDLTYDAPIEDVRAMLLDEEFRRTVATEQRALRSTVDIQGTKVHLETVQPAAGIPSFAKKFVGDEIVIDQRETWTGDQADVHVTIPGKPGDMKGTATLKSVDGGTVETVDLEIKVSIPLVGGKIEGLIGDMLVKALKAENRAGRAWLARAEG
- a CDS encoding AAA family ATPase; this encodes MICVLVVGSGAAWEPGALTALASRPDVTVLKRCVDVNDLLAAATLGQADLAVVGLDAPGLDAAAVEHLRRHRVRVVGVVDPAASPDAARAHAHRIGVRALVPAGSGDALLATVLAPPSSDAPTAPRGPRVPISSTLPGARPGARPGSPSHDAPTWPGAGHRAEPTEPGPPEQQPAGGGRVVAVWGPAGAPGRTTVAVGVAAALARRGRPVLLVDADPWGGTVAQALGVLDDVSGLLAAARAHAAGDLETGWPGLVRQVERHLHLLTGLPRPDRWAEVGPEVLEVLLPAAAAAGEVVVDTGFGIEGDEAADLAGRPVRDAATQVALQAADVVAVVGTADPVGLTRLARGLADLRELEVTAPVHVVVNRMRPTLGWSEAQVRAMLVDMARPAAVHVLPDDVAACDRALVTGRHLLDVGDGPLARGVRGLADALVPGLAGPGAGPTARRRLRRTSRQRRGQEANNR